In the Drosophila biarmipes strain raj3 chromosome X, RU_DBia_V1.1, whole genome shotgun sequence genome, one interval contains:
- the LOC108033213 gene encoding nucleolar protein dao-5 has protein sequence MKYFNICLLFIVCVLCYGLVSAQEEAGPVSPAKRISLRRPVGKAAKVTTTTTPAPAPADAGGEGEEYDEEAGEHGDHGEEGDEAAFASSTTTTTTEAPKKVGPVIRPFRSNDDFLNSLKRRQANAKKHRAEKPPSPSKPSKKSEESHSGEQEEPASAPAPAPAASPAKGYKGNSALSRRKLSKPAKATPVEAVEDAAAEESEQQQKEESKPKRPIGRLALRKRN, from the exons ATGAAGTACTTCAACAT CTGCCTGCTCTTCATCGTGTGCGTCCTGTGCTACGGCCTGGTGTCCGCCCAGGAGGAGGCCGGACCCGTGTCGCCGGCGAAGAGGATCTCCCTGCGCCGCCCCGTCGGGAAGGCGGCCAAGGTGACCACCACGACGACGCCGGCGCCAGCACCGGCGGATGCCGGCGGCGAGGGCGAGGAGTACGACGAGGAGGCCGGCGAGCACGGCGACCACGGCGAGGAGGGCGACGAGGCGGCCTTCGCCAGCTCCACCACGACCACCACCACGGAGGCGCCCAAGAAGGTCGGCCCGGTCATCCGGCCGTTCCGCTCCAACGACGACTTCCTCAACTCGCTGAAGCGCCGCCAGGCGAACGCCAAGAAGCACCGCGCCGAGAAGCCCCCGAGTCCCAGCAAGCCGTCCAAGAAGAGCGAGGAGTCCCACTCCGGCGAGCAGGAGGAGCCGGCCTCCGCGCCAGCACCCGCCCCCGCCGCCAGTCCCGCCAAGGGCTACAAGGGCAACTCTGCAT TGAGCCGTCGCAAGCTGTCGAAGCCCGCCAAGGCGACGCCCGTGGAGGCGGTGGAGGACGCCGCCGCCGAGGAGtcggagcagcagcagaaggagGAGTCGAAGCCCAAGCGCCCCATCGGTCGCCTGGCCCTGCGGAAGCGCAACTAa
- the LOC108033171 gene encoding serine/threonine-protein kinase PAK mbt translates to MFSKKKKKPLISMPSNFEHRVHTGFDKRENKYVGLPLQWASIVGNNQILKSSNRPLPLVDPSEITPTEILDLKTIVRPHHNNNKADTTSLNSSSTMMMGSMAPMNPMAPGSLSLMNHGPGMMMPPEAGGIILPKTSHVARSNSLRSSSPPRVRRVANVPPSVPEEEGPPTAGGGGGGGAFKPPNPGGHPALLYTSQHAHANGATGPLAVRTDQTNLQQYRSNLAPPSGGSIPQHQQQQQQTSPVGSVASGTRSNHSHTNNGNSGSYPPMYPTNHQQQQQQQQQQAKQGGDQNQNPLHPHAHPHQHPHPHQHLAKSASRASSSSGGASSAAQQAGGAGGQPKQDQRLTHEQFRAALQMVVSAGDPRENLDHFNKIGEGSTGTVCIATDKSTGRQVAVKKMDLRKQQRRELLFNEVVIMRDYHHPNIVETYSSFLVNDELWVVMEYLEGGALTDIVTHSRMDEEQIATVCKQCLKALAYLHSQGVIHRDIKSDSILLAADGRVKLSDFGFCAQVSQELPKRKSLVGTPYWMSPEVISRLPYGPEVDIWSLGIMVIEMVDGEPPFFNEPPLQAMRRIRDMQPPNLKNAHKVSPRLQSFLDRMLVRDPAQRATAAELLAHPFLRQAGPPSLLVPLMRNARHHP, encoded by the exons ATGTTCtcgaagaagaaaaagaaaccGCTGATCTCGATGCCCAGCAACTTCGAGCACCGCGTCCACACGGGCTTCGACAAGCGGGAGAACAAATACGTGGGCCTGCCCCTCCAGTGGGCCTCCATTGTGGGCAACAACCAGATCCTCAAGTCCTCCAACCGCCCGCTGCCCCTCGTCGATCCCTCCGAGATCACGCCCACCGAGATCCTCGACCTCAAGACCATTGTGCGTCcgcaccacaacaacaacaaggcgGACACCACGTCgctcaacagcagcagcaccatgATGATGGGCTCCATGGCGCCGATGAATCCCATGGCCCCCGGCTCGCTTTCCCTGATGAACCATGGCCCCGGCATGATGATGCCACCCGAGGCGGGCGGCATCATACTGCCCAAGACCTCGCATGTGGCCAGGTCCAATTCGCTGAGGAGCTCCAGTCCGCCGCGGGTTCGCCGAGTGGCCAATGTACCGCCATCGGTGCCTGAGGAGGAGGGTCCTCCGACAgcaggcggcggaggaggcggtggcgcCTTCAAGCCCCCCAATCCTGGTGGCCATCCCGCCCTGCTCTACACCAGTCAGCATGCGCATGCCAATGGAGCCACTGGCCCGCTGGCCGTGCGCACGGATCAGACCAACCTGCAGCAGTATCGCAGCAATCTGGCCCCGCCATCCGGCGGCTCCATTccccagcaccagcagcagcagcagcagacctCGCCCGTGGGTTCGGTGGCCAGCGGCACGCGATCCAATCACTCGCACACGAACAATGGCAACAGCGGCAGCTATCCTCCCATGTATCCCACAaaccatcagcagcagcagcaacagcagcagcagcaggccaaACAGGGCGGCGATCAGAACCAAAACCCCCTGCATCCACATGCCCATCCGCACCAGCATCCGCATCCCCACCAGCACCTGGCCAAGTCGGCTTCCCGGGCCTCCAGCTCCAGCGGCGGAGCCAGCAGTGCCGCCCAGCAGGCGGGCGGAGCGGGTGGTCAGCCAAAGCAGGACCAGCGCCTGACGCACGAACAGTTCCGTGCCGCCCTGCAAATGGTGGTTTCCGCCGGCGATCCGCGCGAGAACCTCGACCATTTCAACAAAATAGGCGAGGGCTCCACGGGCACTGTATGCATTGCCACGGACAAATCGACAG GTCGCCAGGTGGCCGTGAAGAAGATGGACCTGCGCAAACAGCAGCGGCGCGAGCTGCTCTTCAATGAGGTGGTCATCATGCGCGACTACCATCATCCCAATATCGTGGAGACATACTCCAGCTTTCTGGTCAACGACGAGCTCTGGGTGGTGATGGAGTACCTCGAGGGCGGCGCCCTCACCGACATTGTCACCCACTCGCGGATGGACGAGGAGCAGATAGCCACCGTCTGCAAGCAGTGCTTGAAGGCTTTGGCCTATTTGCACTCACAG GGCGTCATCCACCGCGACATCAAGTCGGACTCCATTCTGCTGGCCGCCGATGGACGGGTGAAGCTCTCCGACTTTGGCTTCTGCGCCCAGGTATCCCAGGAGCTGCCCAAGCGCAAAAGTCTGGTGGGCACGCCGTACTGGATGTCGCCGGAGGTCATCTCACGCCTGCCCTACGGCCCCGAGGTGGACATCTGGTCGCTGGGCATCATGGTCATCGAGATGGTGGACGGCGAGCCGCCGTTCTTCAACGAACCGCCGCTGCAGGCGATGCGCCGCATACGTGACATGCAGCCGCCCAACCTGAAGAATGCCCACAAGGTGTCGCCGCGCCTGCAATCCTTCCTGGACCGAATGCTGGTGCGGGATCCGGCGCAGCGAGCCACGGCCGCGGAGCTGCTGGCCCATCCTTTCCTGCGCCAGGCGGGGCCGCCATCGCTGCTGGTGCCCTTGATGCGGAACGCAAGACACCATCCGTAG